In the genome of Caenorhabditis elegans chromosome IV, the window atgcaatatgatggattacgggaatacaaaacctaaactttttctgaaacatgatacatatgctgcttaaatgctgaaattacctgattttcataacgagaccgctgaaaaagttttgaggttttcaaaattcaattttttgtgcgaaaatctcgacttttttaccaaaaaagttgaattgtggaaacctcaaaactttttcagcggtctcgttatgaaaatcaggtaatttcagcatctaagcatcatatgtatcatgtttcagaaaaagtttaggttttgtattcccgtaatccattattttacattgaccactttcatcgctgcttgcccactgaatacataatttttttacatggaaattgttttagcatctgcaaaaaatatttatttatcagttttattaagaaaaaacgaaaaaaatcgatgaaaaacgaaagaaaacaggcggaaaacaaagcaagataaatggccgctgaaacttgtcggcccctcggccatggcctagaaaccacttttcctcgtccctcgtgaggaaaaagttgcagtgaaaaataggcatttttcaaattttgaacgtttttctttttaaaaaattgttttttcgcaccggaaatcttgaaaacacgctatttttataattttttaacgatttttttgcaaaaactcaaaaatatcaatattttcacgaaaattatttttttttaaacagaagcTTCGGAAATctcagaaaacaattttttccacagaaaatcgtgaaaattcgctattttgtagaatttttgcaattttttaccatttttctgcaaaaactcaaaaaaaaattaatgttttcccgaaatttctagaaaaaaaacgtatttttctcagaaaatttcgagaaattcaaattttaatttttcgtcgttttcgCTTGACATTTTACgcatttttaccgaaaaattacTAATAAAACACACAGTTTTCccaagaaaaatacaaaaataacaaatatattcgatttttttttgaaaatttcagaaaaaacttactatttcgaggaaatcctgaaaaatccaatattcCGGCACTTTTTTTCCACAGaagccaaattttaaaaaagtttctttaaaaaattatcaatttttgtctaaaaatggttataaaagtttttttttggaaaaaaaaccctatttttaccgaaaaatcactgaaaaatgcaataaaatgcATAGTGTTccaaagaaaaatacaaaactgacgagaattcaatttttttttcgaaaattccagaaaaaaaactccaaaaatcgacgaaattcagtttttccggcacatttttaccaaaaatttcgattttttctttctacaaaaatagtaaatttttgtctgaaaattgttaaaactacctatttttcattaaaacaaATACTGATAATGtagaaaacaactttttttttcaaagaaaagtttcaaaaaaatcctatttttccccgaaaattccagaaaaaaacctaattttcacgaattctcatattttttttccacaagaaatcctgaaaaatcacgaaaaattcaattttccggaatttttttttccaaaaaagtcaatttttcttaaactttctaaaaaaattgccaattttctctgtaaatcggtttttgaaattaaatttttcttagaaaaccccctatttttcctcaaaaaattcaaaaaaaccttcctaaatcccaaaattttacagtaatCTCCACAAAAATGAAGGTTCTACCACCAGAAGTCGAGGAAATCCTCGCGAAATTCCGTTTAAACCGTGAACAACTTCAAGAAATCAGCGAAAAAGTGGAGCAACAAATGAAAATGGGTCTCGCAAAGACTCAAGGCTCATCGATTGCAATGTTGCCGAGTTATGTACCAGCGTTGCCAGATGGAACAggtaaaaatgcagaaaaatggaaatttaatgaaaaaatctaaaaaaaaaacataaaaaatcgTCGATTTTAgccaatttcgaaaaatcccaaaaaacaaaactgataaaattaatcaaacatttctgaaaatcgagaaaaaaaccatTGGAATTTAATtagtttaattaattaaaaatcgtgaaaatttactaaaaacgacaaagaaattcaaattttgctttgaagattcaaaagttttacgaattttcatggaaaataggtaaaattgaaaaaaaaaactaattttaattgtaattttatagaaaaatctaCGAAGTGGattaaaaactctaaaaaaaattgatttaaatgtgaaatttcagaaattttgtttatttttgatttttattgaaaaaagctgaaaatcgaaaaaaaaattcaaaaaattgcgtaaaaaattataaaaatatattaaattccttgaaaatcaggaaaaaagtcgaaaaattaaGTTAAGACTTACAAAGTTAGtgcaagtttaaaaaattcactgaagtttgacaaattttacagaaaatcgcgaaaaaaatCGCTAAACATTTGTTAATGCAATAATTTTACTTAgtaattccgaaaaaaatcattattttcatgaaaatttgcctaaaatctcaatttttaaagaatttcctaaaaatgtcaaaaaaaaatctgaaaaatactataaaatttaacaaattaaaaaactaaaattcagaaaacttaatttttaaaggaaaaatcaaaaacatacaaaaaattccagaaaccgGAAAATACGTGGCAATCGATTTGTCGGGAAAGAATCTTCGAATAATGTTACTCACAATGAACGGAGCCGGAACGACGCCCACGCATGAAACAGTCAATTATATAGTAGCTAATCATGTTATGAAGGGAACCGGTGATCAGGTAAGCAAAATTTgtgcgaaaaatttgaaaatttccgaaaaaacagctaaaaacactgcaactttttcctcacgagggacgaggaaaagtggtttctaggccatggccgaggggccgacaagtttcagcggccatttatcttgctttgtttttcgcctgttttcttttgtttttcacagctttttcccgttttttcttattaaaactgataaataaatattttttgcagatgctaaaacaatttccaagttaaaaaattatgtattcagtgggcaagcagcggtgaaagtggtcaatgtaatatgatggattacgggaatacaaaacctaaactttttctgaaacatgatacatatgatgcttagatgctgaaattacctgattttcatatcaagaccgctgaaaaagttttgagattttcaaaattcaactttttcggtgaaaaagtcgagattttcgcacaaaaagttgaattttgaaaacctcaaaactttttcagcggtctcgatatgaaaatcaggtatcttcagcatctaagcatcatatgaatcatgtttcagaaaaagtttaggttttgtattcccgtaatccatcatattacaatgcccactttcaccgctgcttgcccactggaatacataattttttcacttggaaattgttttagcatctgcaaaaaatatttatttatcagttttattaagaaaaaacgaaaaaatcgatgaaaagcgaaagaaaacaggcggaaaacaaagcaagataaatggccgctgaaacttgtcggcccctcggccatggcctagaaaccacttttcctcgtccctcgtgaggaaaaagttgcagtgaattactgaaaaaaaaagattttggattcaaaagttctgaaaataaatttttttggcagaaattcaaaatttctgaaatttttttttagcaagaatttcaaattttctggaaaaaaaacatttggtgggaaattcaaattttctgaaatttttttggcaagaaaacaaatcaatcatcaaatatcgaaaatttgaaaaatctgtgacgtcacaaattttcaaaaaaacatttcccgCCGTTTGGAGCTTATGGGACAACAACCTGacaccaaattttcaaagtttcaattcaaaaccCCGACTAAAACGGgcaaaaattggcgaaatttcTCAACTTTCAGCTTTTCACATTCATCGTCAATTGCCTCCAACGATTCCTACAAGAATTCGGACTAGTTGATGCTAATTTACCTATTGGTACGAactttttcaccgaaaattccgattttcctggaaaaaatattaaaatatgtCTTTTCAGGGTTCGTATTCTCATATCCATGTGAACTATTGTCAATTCGTTCGGCACGTCTTTTGTGGTGGACTAAAGGGTTCGATATTAAGGATTGTTTGCAACGGGATATTGTAGCTCTATTGGAAGAGGCTCTCGAGATGAATATggtaaaaattcgattttttcttgaaaaactatcaaaaaatttgaaaatttgtcctTTTGTGATCACTAAAATCGGAAACcgtaaaattttcgattctacgaaaaatagctttaaaatttggcaatttttcttacggtaataaaaagttttaaaaatgcgtattgcacagcatatttgacgcgcaaaatatctatctcgtagcgaaaactacagtagctctttaaatgactactgtagcgctttgTTGTGGAATGGGGAGCCGACATTAGCTGCGCGGCGACTCAAGCGACGGCAGGATACGCAGCCTTTGGACGCCACCACTTCAGTCTTGATGCTGCGCTCGTGCCGAACGGTCGTGCGTGGCACTTCTCTCCCGACGCATCCCCCATTTTCCTTTGTAATTGCCCCTCACTATTATTCATGTACTTGCTCCGATATCCAAGGAGAACCCGACAAACTCCAATAACCAAGGAGTTTCCAGGCCTTCCCCCTACTTTATCCTCTCTCCCTCTTTTATTGTAATTCTTATAATTACTAtataaattaatatatttataCATTTGTTCTGTCACTAGCTCTATATTCAAGTCTCCTCGAGAGCAAGACCACCGCATTCATCCGCACTGCCAGAGGGCTCCTTCCAGACTATACATAATCTTTCTTCGGTCTCGAGTCACTCTTCGTTACGGCTTAAAGGCTCGGTCGCCGCCTCCGGGTGCCACAACACGCTTTTGTCGATTTATGGGCtccatttttaaagtgaaatcacctatttatcgatagaatatttaaatcaaaggaagcccgtaaatcgacacacaacagcgctacagtagtcatttaaagaattctactgtagtttgatattttgcgcgtcaaatatgttgtgcaatacgcattctcagagaATTTTGAGTTCCCGTAATAACACAgtttaataacaaaaaacactCGATTTCAGTCCACAAAAGTGAGCATCAAAGCAGTGATGAACGACACAGTAGGACAGTTGGCTGCTGCCGCACACAAATATGGTCCAGAATGCACAATTGGGGTGGTTATCGGTTATGGGTAAGGATATTGCTAGGTTGCTAACATTTTGCTCCcccatttttttattacaatttaTTATTACCGTATATCCTCTAGGCAATCTATCCCATGCTCACATTTCCCATGCACACATTTCCCATGCTGACATTTTCtcccgtgcatacaaaatATTCCCATGCTTACGCCCAGTAGTTCGAGTACTCCCATGCCtacaactcattttttcccttttttccgttcccatgctgacattctcatacatacattttttccggTGCATACAAAATTCCCATGCTTACATCCAGTAGTCGAAGTACTCCTATGCATACacctcattttttccattttttttcgttcctaTGCTGACATTCCCATACATACATTTGTTCCCAtacttacaaaaatgtattcccaTGCCGACATGGAACAGTTTTGTGCTCCAGAAGAgcacaaagtcaatttttttgctcattttcattgtAATAGGCTTACTTGACAGCTTTCAGTTACAACTgatcgcttttttttcaaaatgcattagTTCTCGATTATGAACAaggaatcgaagaaaaatggggATGACTGCCTatagagtaaaattttttttttgaaaaatttttttctctctattttgtaGGATATAATTAATTCGGTGAATTCCACAActtcaaatgttcatattgCTGTTTCCGTGCAGTTATGAGTTTCGCAGTGTCTTAGgaacattccattttttgttgcattttgtagGAAATCGGAGCTATCTtataatttctacaaattagaaaatccatTTCGTACTATTTCATGTAACTTGAAcctattgcttcaaaaatagcaCAGAACGAATGTTGATTctgtttctttcattaaaaaatgtgctactgtgcattttttcccacttctacgactttaaaggcgcgcgaaTTTTCGCGCAATAATCTCGCCACGcgcatcccattgatttgttgagcgctggcgagaccaatgacgggaccattttgtataaatgcgcgcgcctttaaagtcgtagaagtgggaaaaaatgcacagtagcacattttttaatgaaagaaacagAATCAACATTCGTTCTGtgctatttttgaagcaataggTTCAAGTTACATGAAATAATGCGAAatggattttctaatttgtagaaattataAGATAGCTCCGAATTCCTacaaaatacaacaaaaaatgaaatgttccTAAGGCACTGCGAAACTCATAACTGCACGGAAACAGcaatatgaacatttgaagTTGTGGAATTCACCGAATTAATTATATCCtacaaaatagagagaaaaaaaattttcaaaaaaaaaaattttttttgagcaaaaaaaaattttactctatAGGCAGTCATccccatttttcttcgattcctTGTTCATAATCGAGAActaatgcattttgaaaaaaaaagcgatcaGTTGTAACTGAAAGCTGTCAAGTAAGCCTAATacaatgaaaatgagcaaaaaaattgactttgtgcTCTTCTGGAGCACAAAACTGTTCCATGTCGGCAtgggaatacatttttgtaagtaTGGGAACAAATGTATGTATGGGAATGTCGGCAtgggaacgaaaaaaaagggaaaaatgagTTGTAGGCATAGGAGTACTTCGACTACTGGATGTAAGCATCAGAATattttgtatgcacgggagaaaatgtatgtatgggaatgtcagcatgggaacggaaaaaaaggagaaaaattaattgtaggCATGGGAGTACTCGAACTACTGGGCGTAAGCATGGGaattttgtatgcacgggaGAAAGTGTCAGCATGGGAAATGTGTGCATGGGAAATGTGAGCATGGGATAGATTGCctatcctctattagtaaggcgtgcaaaactaattttcggacgcctaatttgatgcaaaactaatagagggtgcaaaactaattttcaaactggtttttttctcatgttttccatTAAGTTATGGCATAATATCATTAATTTCAGTAACACCTTGTGAACCAAAATGGACAAATTTTAAGGCTGATAtaaaatcgtcgaaaaatctggaaaattcttaCAGACTTGTTATACTAAGTCTGTaagaattttcctgatttgtaaaacgattttataatgcaaattttaaattattaaaaatagggaacaaatgaaggggtgcaaaactattagaggtgcaaaactaatagagaatatacggtattcAACATTATTCAATGTATTTCCCATTAATGCTCGAGTAGATTGAAACGAATGTTCGTTATGAAAACAGTACTCCTactcaggggtgggcggcaattgccggtttgccgatttgccggaaatgttaattttcggcaaaattatCTGCTAAtctgctaaattttttgaaactctgcAATTATAgtgttggggtactgtaggtaccAAGGGTGCcggtttttcgagaaaatagttaaagttgaaacaaaaaagtcttCGATGGAACCACTAAGTTTTTGGGCTTTTgcctctgttttttttcaaattttaacttattttaaaCCGAAAATCTGACTTTTCGCATATTTCTCCTtatgccaaaaaaaaccaattttccagGTGCAACTCGTCatatctggaaaaaacgtCCCGAATCACGAAATTCGACGCAAAAGCTCGCGGTTACGATCATGATAACATGATTGTCGTCACAGAATGGGAGGAATTTGGAAAACATGTaagaaaatggggaaaaaagcggaaaattctagatttttttgtgaaaaattacgagaaaatcgaagaaattttAAGCTAGAAGAGAAGAATCTTAACTTTTTCGatatccaaaaattaaaatgttcaggGTGAACTCGACGATATTCTGACACAATTTGATCGGGAAGTCGACGCCGCCAGTGTGCACAAAGGAAAACAGCTGTAAGTTGatgttctctgaaaatcaccgaaattatgaaaatacacgaaaaatcacaaaggaaatctggaaaaacgaAGGAACAGCCAATATTTaaccgaaaaattgggaaaattagAAGTTTCACATATTAAACTAACAcaatctcacttttttt includes:
- the hxk-3 gene encoding Phosphotransferase (Confirmed by transcript evidence), which encodes MKVLPPEVEEILAKFRLNREQLQEISEKVEQQMKMGLAKTQGSSIAMLPSYVPALPDGTETGKYVAIDLSGKNLRIMLLTMNGAGTTPTHETVNYIVANHVMKGTGDQLFTFIVNCLQRFLQEFGLVDANLPIGFVFSYPCELLSIRSARLLWWTKGFDIKDCLQRDIVALLEEALEMNMSTKVSIKAVMNDTVGQLAAAAHKYGPECTIGVVIGYGCNSSYLEKTSRITKFDAKARGYDHDNMIVVTEWEEFGKHGELDDILTQFDREVDAASVHKGKQLIDKLCGALYIGEVVRRVLSQLVLDRVLFEGQSCEKLDEDESFPTKYISEILGEEEGVFKACRRICEELEVEMHGTGDYIIIREVCDVISRRGASIVAAAISALLRHLELSSVKIGVGGALIQFHPTYHQMLKEKLEELTPITMKFELVPADEGSCQGAALIAAVAERLKL